Sequence from the Candidatus Accumulibacter similis genome:
CATGTCGTCCGGCCGCACGTGACCGAGCATGCCCTTGCGCCGACCCACCGGCAGTCGCGTCGCGGCGACGATATAGGCATCCTGAATCTGTTTGCTCATGTTCTCTTCTCCTGGCGCGCTCAGTTGCGCAGTGGCTTGCCGGTCTCCAGCATGTGCTGGATACGCTGCTGGGTTTTCGGGTTCTTCAGCAACTCGACGAAGAGCTTGCGCTCGACCGTCAGCAGCCACCTTTCGTCGACGAGCGATCCGGTTTCGACCTCGCCGCCACACAGGGCGGTCGCAGCGGCCCGCGCCACGGCGTAGTCGTGCGCCGAGATCATGCCGCCCTCCTTCATGTTGGCCAGCATCATCTCGCAGTTGGCGATGCCGGTACGCCCGGCAACCTTGACCCCACGTGGCGACAGCCGCGGGTAATAGCCGGCCTCGGCGAGGCCGCGCGCCTCGCGCAACGCGACGTAGAGCAGTTCGTGCGCGTTGAAAACGACCTTGTCCGTCTCGACGGCAAAACCCAGTTCCTTCGCCTGCGCAGCACTCTTCGAGACCGTCGCCATGGCGATGGTCATGAACACCGGCTGGATGAATTCGAAGGGATCGTTGCCTGCGGTCCTGGCCGCTGCCTGCGCAGCACGGATGGCGAACTCCTTGCAGCCGCCGCCCGCTGGAATCAGGCCGACGCCGGCCTCGACCAGGCCGATGTAGCTCTCGAGCGCGATCACCCTCTTCGCGGCGTGCATCAGGAACTCGCAACCACCGCCGAGCGCCATCCCCTGTACCGCGGCAACGACGGGCACCGCGGCATACTTGAGAGCCATCGAGGCATTCTGGAACTCGGCCACGTACTTCTCGAGCAGTTCGAAGTCGCCGGCGCCGATCGCCTCGGCAACCTCCTTCAGATTCGCACCGAAGGCGAACGGCGCCTCGTGCCACAGGACCAAGCCCCGGTAGTTGGCCTCGGCGCGGGCAACCGCTGCCTGCATGCCGACGATGACGTCGCGACCGAGCGTGTGGTTGCGCGACTTGACGCTGACGATGGCAATCCCGGGGTCGACCTGCGGCAGCGTCCACAGACGCACCCCGTCGTTCTCCCAGACCGTTTCCCCGGCGTCGGCTTTCTCGCCCAGAAGGCGCTCGGGAAAAAGCTGTCGCTGATAGACCGGCAGCGTCGAACGCGGACGATAGGTGTCGGCACTGGCCGAGTAGGACCCCTGCGCGCCGTGCACGCCCTCGTCGGCGACGCGGCCGAAGACCCAGGCCGGCAGTGGTGCCTGGCTCATCGCCCGGCCGCCTGCGATGTCCGCCTGCACTGCCTCGGCGATCGCCCGCCAACCGGCTGCCTGCCAGGTCTCGAACGGACCCTGTGCCCAGCCGAAGCCCCAGCGCATCGCAAAGTCGAGATCGCGCGCGTTGTCGGCGATGTCGGCGAGGTGGAAAGCCGTGTAATGGAAGATGTCGCGGAAGATCGCCCACAGGAACTGCGCCTGCGGCTGCTCGCTGGCGCGCAACTGGGCGAAGCGGACTGCTGGATCACGCTGCTTCAGGATCGCCAGGACGCCGGCATCGACGTCGGCGGCGCTGTCCCGATAGTCCTGCAGGCCGAGATCGAGAACCTGGATCGCCCGACCTTCCTTGCGGAAGATGCCGGCACGCGTCTTCTGTCCCAGCGCGCCCTTGCCAATCAGCGCCGCCAGCCAGGCCGGCACGCGGTAGTGGCCGTGCCAGGGATCTGCCGGCAGGGTGTCCTGCATCGTTTTGATGACGTGCGCCAGCGTATCGAGGCCGACAACATCGGCGGTGCGATAGGTGGCGCTCTTCGGGCGGCCGATGATCGGACCGGTGAGCGAGTCGACGACATCGAACCCGAGCCCCAGCCGCTGCGTGTGGTGCATCACGGCAAGGATCGAGAAGACGCCGACACGATTGGCGACGAAGTTCGGGGTGTCCAGTGCGCGCACGATTCCCTTGCCGAGACGCGACACCAGCCATGACTCCAGATTGTCGAGCAGTTCGGGGGCGGTACCCTGGGTGGCTATCAGTTCGACCAGATGCATGTAGCGCGGCGGATTGAAGAAGTGGATGCCACAGAAGCGCGGCCGCAGCGCCTCCGGCAGACCCTCGGCGAGACGATTGATCGACAGGCCGGAAGTGTTGGAAGCGATGATCGCCGTCGGCGCGATGAACGGTGCGATCTGGCGATAAAGATCATTCTTCCACTCCATCCGTTCGGCGATCGCTTCGATGATCAGGTCGCAGTCGCGGAGCTGCTCCAGGTCCTGCCCGTAGTTGGCGACGTCGATGTAGGCAACACGGTCCTTGCTCGCCAGCGGCGACGGCTCGAGTTTCCCGAGCCCGTCGATCGCCTTGCGGACAATCCCGCTGGCATCACCCGTGGCAGCCGGCAGATCGAAAAGCACCACCGGCACTTCGGCATTCGCGAGGTGCGCGGCGATCTGCGCGCCCATGACGCCCGCTCCGAGTACGGCGGCCTTGCGTACTGTGAAGTTGCTCAAGCTGTTCTCCTGTTATGGGTCGAATGGGTCGACTGTGTCCGCCGGGAACGCCCCGCACCGGCCCTGCACCAGGCCGATCAAACGAACGTTTGAATTATACGCTGACAACTGCCAACGTCAACTCCGCGTGCTGCACAAGTCTCCGGGTATTGCGCGAATGAACCGCTGGACGGTACCGTCAAGAGCCTGGGCGATGAATTGCTCAAAGCCGGTCAA
This genomic interval carries:
- a CDS encoding 3-hydroxyacyl-CoA dehydrogenase/enoyl-CoA hydratase family protein, translated to MSNFTVRKAAVLGAGVMGAQIAAHLANAEVPVVLFDLPAATGDASGIVRKAIDGLGKLEPSPLASKDRVAYIDVANYGQDLEQLRDCDLIIEAIAERMEWKNDLYRQIAPFIAPTAIIASNTSGLSINRLAEGLPEALRPRFCGIHFFNPPRYMHLVELIATQGTAPELLDNLESWLVSRLGKGIVRALDTPNFVANRVGVFSILAVMHHTQRLGLGFDVVDSLTGPIIGRPKSATYRTADVVGLDTLAHVIKTMQDTLPADPWHGHYRVPAWLAALIGKGALGQKTRAGIFRKEGRAIQVLDLGLQDYRDSAADVDAGVLAILKQRDPAVRFAQLRASEQPQAQFLWAIFRDIFHYTAFHLADIADNARDLDFAMRWGFGWAQGPFETWQAAGWRAIAEAVQADIAGGRAMSQAPLPAWVFGRVADEGVHGAQGSYSASADTYRPRSTLPVYQRQLFPERLLGEKADAGETVWENDGVRLWTLPQVDPGIAIVSVKSRNHTLGRDVIVGMQAAVARAEANYRGLVLWHEAPFAFGANLKEVAEAIGAGDFELLEKYVAEFQNASMALKYAAVPVVAAVQGMALGGGCEFLMHAAKRVIALESYIGLVEAGVGLIPAGGGCKEFAIRAAQAAARTAGNDPFEFIQPVFMTIAMATVSKSAAQAKELGFAVETDKVVFNAHELLYVALREARGLAEAGYYPRLSPRGVKVAGRTGIANCEMMLANMKEGGMISAHDYAVARAAATALCGGEVETGSLVDERWLLTVERKLFVELLKNPKTQQRIQHMLETGKPLRN